The following proteins are co-located in the Paralichthys olivaceus isolate ysfri-2021 chromosome 2, ASM2471397v2, whole genome shotgun sequence genome:
- the gnat1 gene encoding guanine nucleotide-binding protein G(t) subunit alpha-1 — MGAGASAEEKHSRELERKLKEDADKDARTVKLLLLGAGESGKSTIVKQMKIIHKDGYSLEECLEFIVIIYSNTLQSIMAVVKAMSTLNINFGHSDQQDDARKLMHLADTIEEGTMPKELSDIILRLWKDSGIQACFDRASEYQLNDSAGYYLNDLERLVQPGYVPTEQDVLRSRVKTTGIIETQFGLKDLNFRMFDVGGQRSERKKWIHCFEGVTCIIFIAALSAYDMVLVEDDEVNRMHESLHLFNSICNHRYFAATSIVLFLNKKDVFVEKIKKAHLSMCFPDYDGPNTFEDAGNYIKLQFLDLNMRKDIKEIYSHMTCATDTENVKFVFDAVTDIIIKENLKDCGLF; from the exons ATGGGGGCTGGAGCGAGCGCCGAGGAGAAGCACtccagagagctggagaggaagcTGAAGGAGGATGCCGACAAGGATGCGAGAACtgtcaagctgctgctgctag GTGCTGGAGAATCAGGCAAAAGCACAATCGTCAAACAGATGAA aaTTATCCACAAAGATGGTTACTCGCTTGAAGAGTGCTTGGAGTTCATCGTCATCATCTACAGCAACACCCTGCAGTCGATCATGGCCGTGGTGAAGGCCATGAGCACACTCAATATTAATTTTGGCCACTCTGATCAGCAG GATGACGCCAGGAAACTCATGCATCTTGCAGACACCATCGAGGAAGGCACCATGCCAAAAGAGTTGTCAGACATCATTCTGCGCCTGTGGAAGGACTCTGGCATCCAGGCTTGCTTTGACAGAGCCTCAGAGTACCAACTCAACGACTCCGCTGGATA CTACCTGAATGACTTGGAGCGGCTGGTCCAACCAGGCTATGTGCCCACTGAGCAGGATGTGCTGCGATCAAGAGTGAAGACCACTGGTATCATCGAGACTCAGTTTGGGCTCAAAGACCTGAACTTTAG AATGTTCGATGTGGGTGGCCAGAGgtcagagaggaagaagtggaTTCACTGTTTCGAAGGCGTGACCTGTATCATCTTCATTGCTGCTTTGAGCGCCTACGACATGGTGCTGGTGGAGGACGACGAAGTG AATCGAATGCACGAGAGTCTGCACTTGTTCAACAGTATCTGCAACCATCGTTACTTCGCGGCCACCTCCATTGTACTCTTCCTCAACAAGAAAGATGTGTTCGTTGAGAAGATTAAGAAAGCTCATCTCAGCATGTGCTTCCCTGACTATGATG GACCCAATACCTTCGAGGACGCTGGTAACTACATCAAACTGCAGTTTTTGGATCTGAACATGCGTAAAGATATCAAAGAAATCTACTCTCACATGACCTGcgccacagacacagagaacgTCAAGTTTGTGTTTGACGCTGTAactgacatcatcatcaaagAGAACCTGAAAGATTGTGGTCTCTTCTAA
- the edem1 gene encoding ER degradation-enhancing alpha-mannosidase-like protein 1 encodes MQWRSIVVGLVVLRLSLSWVLWLAFGLGPNVICGFNFQLGFNLRKLDVLFGEEKGSDPGGGSWSQRIHGPKYEQTATACEKPEEESPGRPYLSFFDGNKDEYVRRYSSFPDALRAKMKDMARDMFYFGYDNYMTYAFPEDELNPIDCEGRGPDVLNPSNININDVLGNYSLTLIDTLDTLLVLGNVTEFQRAVKLVIETVSFDKDSTVQVFEANIRILGSLISAHILLTDPKHPFGKVGFEGYDDELLHLAHDLAVRLLPAFENTSTGIPYPRVNLKTGVPPDSINETCTAGAGSLLVEFGILSRLIGDSTFEWVARRAVRALWNLRSNETGLLGNVVNIQTGQWVGKQSGLGAGMDSFYEYLLKSYILFGEKEDYRMFQASYESIQNHMRRGRESCNEGEGDPPLYVNVNMFSGEIMNTWIDSLQAFFPGLQVLNGDVDNAICLHAFYYAIWKRFGALPERYNWQLQAPDVLFYPLRPELVESTYLLYQATKNPFYLHVGMDILQSLEKNAKVRCGYATLHHVVDKSKEDRMESFFLSETCKYLYLLFDEDNPLHQSDNKYIFTTEGHVVPIDKRFREKKWNDLYPCEEGALAEAESNSRPPPSNTSNCNRIPEERRYTLPLKSVYMRQIDHMVGLF; translated from the exons ATGCAATGGAGGTCAATAGTGGTCGGTCTCGTGGTGCTCAGGCTCTCCCTCAGCTGGGTGCTGTGGCTCGCTTTCGGACTGGGACCTAACGTGATCTGCGGGTTCAACTTCCAGCTCGGCTTCAATCTGCGCAAACTGGATGTGCTGTTcggggaggagaaggggagcGACCCGGGGGGCGGCTCGTGGTCCCAGCGGATCCACGGCCCCAAATATGAGCAGACGGCGACCGCCTGTGAGAAGCCCGAGGAGGAGTCGCCCGGGAGACCCTACCTGAGCTTCTTCGACGGCAACAAGGACGAGTACGTGCGGAGATACAGCTCGTTCCCTGACGCCCTGAGAGCCAAGATGAAGGACATGGCCAGAGACATGTTCTACTTCGGATATGACAACTACATGACTTACGCGTTTCCCGAGGACGAGCTGAATCCCATTGACTGTGAAGGGAGGGGACCAGACGTGCTGAACCC gtcAAACATCAACATAAATGATGTCTTGGGGAACTACTCCCTGACGTTAATTGACACCTTAGACACTCTGTTG gtgcTTGGCAACGTGACAGAGTTCCAGAGAGCCGTCAAGCTGGTTATAGAAACTGTATCTTTTGATAAGGACTCAACGGTGCAGGTTTTTGAGGCAAACATAAG GATCTTGGGAAGCCTTATCTCCGCTCACATCCTGCTGACTGACCCAAAACATCCATTTGGCAAAGTGGGCTTCGAAGGTTACGATGATGAGCTGCTTCACTTAGCTCATGACTTGGCTGTCCGCTTACTGCCGGCCTTCGAGAACACCAGCACGGGCATCCCTTACCCCAGG GTAAACCTGAAGACTGGTGTCCCTCCTGACAGCATCAATGAGACTTGCACTGCAGGAGCTGGGTCGCTGCTGGTGGAGTTTGGGATTCTTAGCCGCTTAATCGGCGATTCCACATTTGAGTGGGTAGCCAGACGAGCAGTTAGAGCTCTGTGGAACCTGAGAAGCAATGAAACCGGTCTGTTAG GTAATGTAGTTAATATCCAAACAGGCCAGTGGGTTGGGAAGCAGAGTGGCCTCGGTGCAGGTATGGACTCATTCTATGAGTATCTGCTGAAATCATACATCCTTTTTGGTGAGAAGGAGGACTACAGGATGTTTCAAGCTTCTTATGAGAGCATACAGAACCACATGAGGAGAGG GAGGGAGTCCTGTAATGAAGGCGAGGGTGACCCGCCTCTCTATGTTAATGTGAACATGTTCAGTGGTGAAATTATGAACACCTGGATTGACTCTCTTCAAGCCTTCTTTCCTGGTCTGCAG GTGCTGAACGGTGATGTAGATAACGCCATTTGCCTGCACGCCTTCTACTATGCCATCTGGAAGCGCTTTGGGGCATTGCCAGAGAGATACAACTGGCAGCTGCAGGCTCCTGACGTGCTCTTCTACCCCTTAAGACCAGAGCTGGTGGAGTCAACCTATCTGTTGTACCAG GCGACCAAAAATCCTTTCTATTTGCATGTTGGAATGGATATTCTCCAGAGCCTTGAGAAAAATGCCAAAGTCAG ATGTGGGTACGCCACTCTCCACCACGTCGTTGACAAATCCAAAGAGGATCGCATGGAGAGCTTCTTCCTCAGTGAGACTTGCAAATACCTTTACCTG CTGTTTGATGAGGACAACCCACTTCACCAATCCGATAACAAGTACATCTTCACCACAGAGGGACACGTCGTGCCTATAGACAAGCGCTTCAGGGAGAAAAAATGGAATGATTTGTATCCGTGCGAGGAGGGGGCACTGGCAGAAGCCGAGTCCAACTCCCGGCCACCTCCCAGCAACACTAGCAAT TGTAACAGGATCCCAGAGGAGCGACGGTACACTCTGCCACTGAAGAGTGTCTACATGAGGCAGATCGACCACATGGTGGGACTTTTCTAA